The Formosa sp. Hel1_33_131 genome window below encodes:
- a CDS encoding hydroxymethylglutaryl-CoA lyase, protein MQPPLKIIECPRDAMQGIKAFIPTAQKVQYLQSLLRVGFDTIDFGSFVSPKAIPQMADTAEVLSQLDLSTTTSKLLAIVANSRGALAAASHKEIDFLGYPFSISENFQMRNTHKTIAQSIETLQEILEIAQANNKRVVVYISMAFGNPYGDPWNVDIVSKWTERLHKMGVEILSLSDTIGSSNPESISYLFSNLIPAYPHIEFGAHLHTNPLHWHSKVDAAYKAGCLRFDGAIQGFGGCPMAKDDLTGNMPTEKLLSYFTAQKALTNLNALSFESAYNEATKIFSVYH, encoded by the coding sequence ATGCAACCACCACTAAAAATAATTGAATGCCCACGAGATGCCATGCAAGGCATCAAGGCGTTTATACCCACCGCCCAAAAAGTTCAGTACCTTCAATCGTTGTTGCGCGTAGGTTTTGACACCATTGACTTTGGAAGTTTTGTATCGCCTAAAGCCATCCCTCAAATGGCTGACACGGCAGAGGTATTGTCCCAGTTAGACCTAAGTACAACCACAAGTAAATTGCTCGCCATTGTAGCGAACAGTAGAGGCGCATTAGCTGCCGCCTCCCATAAAGAAATTGATTTTTTAGGCTATCCGTTTTCAATCTCTGAAAATTTCCAAATGCGAAACACGCATAAAACAATAGCGCAATCTATTGAAACCCTCCAAGAGATTTTAGAAATTGCACAAGCCAACAATAAACGCGTTGTGGTGTACATCTCCATGGCTTTTGGAAACCCCTATGGTGATCCTTGGAATGTTGACATCGTTTCTAAGTGGACGGAGCGCTTGCATAAAATGGGCGTCGAAATACTGTCCTTAAGTGATACCATTGGCAGTTCAAATCCTGAGAGTATTTCCTATTTATTTTCAAATTTAATTCCCGCCTATCCCCATATCGAATTTGGGGCGCACTTGCATACGAACCCTCTGCATTGGCATTCCAAAGTAGATGCTGCTTATAAGGCTGGGTGTTTACGATTTGATGGCGCGATTCAAGGGTTTGGAGGCTGCCCGATGGCCAAAGACGATCTGACAGGTAACATGCCAACAGAAAAATTACTCTCTTATTTCACAGCTCAAAAAGCACTAACCAATTTGAATGCCCTTAGTTTTGAAAGTGCCTATAACGAAGCCACAAAAATTTTCTCTGTTTACCATTAA
- a CDS encoding glycosyltransferase family 2 protein: MQSPPLLSIVIPVFNEEDTIKLLIASIEKELSAYSYELIFIDDFSSDASCEIIKSDTNPHTSLIAFEHHKGQSSALAAGIKKARGQYIATMDGDLQNDPSDIPKMLELIQNEGWDMVIGFRQNRQDPFLKTMPSKIANFIIRLTTQLQIRDSGCALKVMTSKTAKELPLHGELHRFMALNAHINGARIKEVPIIHHPRIYGVSKYGLERTFKVLKDLSRIIIDHKTAQSRRIRT; the protein is encoded by the coding sequence ATGCAGTCACCTCCGTTGTTATCTATCGTCATTCCTGTGTTTAATGAAGAAGACACTATTAAATTATTGATTGCTTCTATTGAAAAGGAACTGTCAGCTTACAGTTACGAACTTATTTTTATAGACGATTTCTCATCAGATGCCTCTTGTGAAATCATAAAATCAGATACAAACCCACATACCAGTCTGATTGCCTTTGAGCACCATAAAGGCCAGAGTTCAGCACTTGCAGCAGGAATTAAAAAAGCACGTGGACAGTATATTGCCACCATGGATGGCGATCTTCAAAACGATCCTTCGGACATTCCGAAAATGCTAGAACTTATTCAAAATGAAGGCTGGGACATGGTCATCGGTTTTCGTCAAAACCGTCAAGACCCCTTCCTTAAAACAATGCCCTCTAAAATTGCAAATTTTATAATCCGACTCACCACCCAACTACAAATTAGAGATTCAGGCTGTGCTTTGAAAGTCATGACTTCCAAAACCGCCAAAGAACTTCCGCTTCATGGCGAACTGCATCGGTTCATGGCACTCAATGCGCACATCAATGGCGCACGGATCAAAGAAGTTCCCATCATTCACCATCCCCGAATTTACGGCGTTTCTAAATATGGCTTAGAACGCACCTTTAAAGTACTGAAGGATTTAAGCCGGATTATCATTGATCATAAAACAGCACAGTCTAGGAGAATTAGGACTTAG
- a CDS encoding PorP/SprF family type IX secretion system membrane protein encodes MKKYIVILTVLVCFKGYAQDPIHTQFFMIPETISSSFTGGKQSTRAGIIHRTQWAGLNFSINTQFAFVDNWFEEVSSGIGISVLNHQETTTRYNFTQVNLNYAYQFAISDEWNVRPSISAGYGAKDFGFQNLLLEDQINVFSGIINANSIDPINLQESIRFIDFSASVLFNNENSWVGLTLKHLNQPNISMSFDGQESLEMFMSLHGSLYIPTGSYRNENKLFVLANAMQQGTYSRLDLGAKYELDRFSFALLAATNPNKVDPNSHLLTSVNAFVGMDWEGFVFGYSYDFNMTDIGQTGGVYELSISYDFLNNYKCFGCPDY; translated from the coding sequence ATGAAAAAATATATTGTAATACTAACCGTTTTAGTGTGTTTCAAAGGCTACGCCCAAGATCCCATACACACGCAGTTTTTTATGATTCCCGAAACAATAAGTTCTAGCTTTACAGGCGGGAAACAATCCACTAGAGCGGGGATTATTCACCGTACGCAATGGGCAGGTTTGAATTTTAGTATCAATACCCAATTTGCTTTTGTAGATAACTGGTTTGAAGAAGTTAGTAGTGGTATTGGAATTAGTGTATTGAACCATCAAGAAACCACCACGCGCTATAATTTTACGCAAGTAAATTTAAACTATGCCTATCAATTTGCGATCTCAGATGAGTGGAATGTAAGACCGAGTATCTCCGCAGGGTATGGAGCTAAAGATTTTGGCTTTCAAAATTTATTATTAGAAGATCAGATCAATGTGTTTAGTGGTATAATTAATGCCAATTCTATTGATCCTATTAATTTACAAGAATCGATTCGATTTATAGATTTTAGTGCCTCTGTGCTTTTCAATAATGAAAATTCTTGGGTAGGGTTGACGCTAAAGCATTTGAATCAACCGAACATCTCAATGAGTTTTGACGGTCAAGAAAGCTTGGAGATGTTTATGTCTTTGCATGGATCACTCTATATTCCTACGGGGAGTTATAGAAATGAGAATAAACTATTTGTATTGGCAAATGCCATGCAACAAGGAACTTACAGTCGGTTAGATTTAGGTGCCAAATATGAACTGGATCGTTTCTCGTTTGCGTTGTTAGCAGCCACCAACCCTAACAAAGTAGATCCAAACAGTCACCTCTTAACATCTGTTAATGCGTTTGTAGGGATGGACTGGGAAGGTTTTGTGTTTGGATACTCTTATGATTTTAACATGACGGATATTGGACAAACAGGCGGTGTCTATGAACTCTCAATTTCCTATGATTTCCTAAACAACTACAAGTGTTTTGGATGTCCTGATTATTAA